One Caulobacter segnis genomic window carries:
- the pal gene encoding peptidoglycan-associated lipoprotein Pal, whose protein sequence is MSRSISVPLTLAPLALVAVLGLSACASKPKPAPVAAAPEAPPAPASGPEAPPSLAESAVSRSLQEELAAAAGDRVFFALDSHDLTGEARSTLTAQAQWLASRPEVRVLIAGNCDERGTREYNLALGARRASAARDFLVAQGVAGARIQTVSYGKERPIDAGATESAWSRNRNAGAVVLDLAPR, encoded by the coding sequence ATGTCTCGCTCGATTTCCGTCCCGCTCACGCTCGCTCCCCTCGCCCTCGTCGCCGTCCTGGGTCTGTCGGCCTGCGCGTCCAAGCCCAAGCCCGCTCCGGTCGCCGCCGCGCCGGAGGCGCCGCCCGCGCCGGCCAGCGGGCCCGAGGCGCCGCCTAGCCTGGCGGAAAGCGCCGTGTCGCGCAGCCTGCAGGAAGAGTTGGCCGCGGCGGCCGGCGATCGCGTGTTCTTCGCGCTCGACAGCCACGACCTGACCGGCGAGGCCCGCTCGACCCTGACCGCCCAGGCGCAATGGCTGGCGAGCCGTCCCGAGGTGCGGGTGCTGATCGCGGGCAATTGCGACGAACGCGGCACGCGCGAATACAATCTCGCCCTCGGCGCGCGTCGCGCGTCGGCGGCGCGTGATTTCCTGGTCGCCCAGGGCGTTGCCGGCGCCCGGATCCAGACGGTGTCCTACGGCAAGGAGCGCCCGATCGACGCCGGCGCGACCGAGTCCGCTTGGTCGCGCAACCGCAACGCCGGCGCCGTGGTCCTGGACCTGGCTCCGCGTTGA